The following proteins are co-located in the Acidicapsa acidisoli genome:
- a CDS encoding SDR family NAD(P)-dependent oxidoreductase, which translates to MSESKKKVALVTGGSRGIGAGIAKRLARDGASVAITYTRGADAAASVVKEIESNGGKAFAIQADATDADAVIAAVEKTVATFGRLDVLVNNAGTAIPKTFEDTTLEEIDLVININIRGVLIATKAALKHMNDGGRIINIGSCVGERMMTPGLAAYSATKGAVKMFTQGLSRELGARAITVNNIQPGPIDTDLNPAAGDWAQPQLAMTSLRRYGHVDEVAALVAFVASADAAYITGANLTVDGGTNA; encoded by the coding sequence ATGTCTGAATCTAAGAAGAAAGTCGCACTTGTTACTGGTGGCTCACGAGGAATCGGAGCCGGTATCGCAAAGCGTCTGGCACGCGATGGCGCAAGCGTGGCGATCACGTATACCCGAGGGGCGGATGCCGCCGCTTCCGTCGTCAAGGAGATTGAGAGCAACGGCGGAAAAGCCTTCGCCATTCAGGCGGACGCAACTGACGCGGATGCGGTTATAGCCGCGGTGGAGAAAACCGTCGCGACATTCGGGCGGCTGGATGTGCTTGTAAACAACGCCGGTACAGCCATCCCGAAGACGTTCGAAGACACCACACTGGAAGAGATAGACCTGGTGATCAATATCAACATTCGAGGTGTGCTCATCGCTACAAAGGCGGCCTTGAAACACATGAACGATGGCGGACGGATCATCAATATCGGCTCTTGCGTTGGAGAGCGAATGATGACGCCGGGACTCGCCGCTTACTCTGCGACGAAGGGCGCCGTGAAGATGTTCACCCAGGGACTATCCAGAGAGCTGGGCGCCCGTGCGATCACCGTCAACAACATTCAGCCGGGTCCGATCGACACCGACCTGAATCCGGCGGCCGGTGACTGGGCTCAACCTCAATTGGCCATGACTTCGCTTCGACGCTATGGGCATGTTGATGAGGTGGCCGCGCTGGTCGCATTTGTTGCGAGTGCGGACGCAGCTTACATCACCGGAGCCAATCTGACGGTTGATGGCGGCACCAACGCCTAG